One Henriciella litoralis genomic window carries:
- a CDS encoding Na+/H+ antiporter NhaC family protein, with protein MSDWLTIAPPILALAIAVWTRNVYWALGVAIWLSETLMAGFNPAMGLLNGIERGVSVLGGGGNTRILLFCLIIGALIEYMRRSGGISGMVDWLVRTGAAGTRRRAGAVTTLVGMLIFVETNISLLATGIMGRPLFDRLKMSRERLAYIIDSTSAPISVLILLNGWGAYVLALISEYSFSNPLSVLIATVPLNFYAWLTLAVVWVTVFSDRTFGPLRSVEAEVRVSPVPTDEQSDAPGHPMNMGLPLAVLVFGALGFMVWTGGGNILEGSGSQSILWAVCLATATAFIMLARTRRASEKNLIETGFKGMGDLLPAVAVIFLALILGASLKELGTGEFLGGLAAGFPLAWALPAIIFVVAGIASFTTGTSWGTYGILVPVALPLALGSGVPPSLALAAVLGGGVFGDHCSPISDTSIIASLAAGCDHIDHVRTQLPYALLAGAGAVCLYLFAGLVAVSG; from the coding sequence ATGTCTGATTGGCTGACAATCGCGCCGCCCATCCTTGCGCTCGCCATCGCTGTATGGACACGCAATGTCTATTGGGCACTCGGCGTTGCCATCTGGCTATCAGAGACGCTCATGGCCGGTTTCAACCCGGCGATGGGCTTGCTGAATGGCATCGAGCGGGGCGTGTCCGTGCTCGGCGGAGGCGGGAATACGCGTATCCTCCTGTTTTGCCTGATCATCGGTGCGCTGATCGAATATATGCGCCGGTCAGGCGGTATTTCAGGCATGGTGGACTGGCTGGTGCGCACCGGCGCAGCGGGTACGCGGCGCCGGGCAGGGGCGGTGACGACGCTCGTTGGCATGCTGATCTTCGTCGAGACCAATATCAGCCTGCTCGCCACTGGGATCATGGGCCGCCCACTGTTTGATCGCCTGAAAATGAGCCGGGAGCGACTGGCCTACATCATCGATTCCACCTCTGCGCCGATCAGCGTCCTGATCCTGCTAAACGGCTGGGGCGCTTATGTTCTGGCGCTCATTTCCGAGTATTCCTTCTCAAACCCGCTTTCGGTCCTCATTGCGACTGTTCCGCTCAATTTCTACGCTTGGCTGACCCTTGCCGTGGTCTGGGTCACCGTGTTTTCCGATCGCACTTTCGGCCCGCTGCGGAGTGTGGAAGCTGAGGTTCGCGTCAGCCCTGTCCCGACTGATGAGCAGAGCGATGCGCCTGGTCACCCGATGAATATGGGCCTGCCATTGGCGGTTCTCGTCTTCGGCGCGCTCGGTTTCATGGTATGGACAGGCGGCGGCAACATCCTCGAAGGGTCCGGGTCCCAGTCCATTCTCTGGGCGGTTTGCCTTGCAACGGCGACGGCGTTCATCATGCTCGCCCGTACGCGCCGAGCGTCAGAGAAAAACCTTATCGAGACCGGCTTTAAGGGCATGGGGGACTTGTTGCCCGCCGTTGCCGTTATCTTCCTTGCGCTCATTCTCGGCGCCAGCCTGAAGGAGCTTGGTACAGGCGAATTCCTCGGAGGGTTGGCCGCTGGCTTCCCGCTGGCTTGGGCCTTACCGGCGATTATTTTCGTGGTTGCCGGGATAGCATCTTTCACGACGGGAACCAGCTGGGGCACCTATGGCATTCTGGTGCCCGTGGCACTCCCCTTGGCTTTGGGGAGCGGCGTTCCGCCATCGCTTGCGCTTGCAGCCGTGCTCGGCGGCGGCGTCTTTGGGGACCACTGTTCACCCATTTCTGACACGTCTATTATCGCCAGTCTTGCGGCTGGATGTGACCATATCGATCATGTGCGCACCCAGCTACCCTACGCTTTGCTGGCCGGCGCAGGTGCCGTCTGCCTCTATCTGTTCGCTGGGCTCGTCGCTGTTTCTGGCTGA